A genomic stretch from Lathyrus oleraceus cultivar Zhongwan6 chromosome 2, CAAS_Psat_ZW6_1.0, whole genome shotgun sequence includes:
- the LOC127117642 gene encoding putative lipid-transfer protein DIR1: protein MIMTTRYLGFAALVLTACMLGISVEFECGGDLAGIQTQCESFVKKDGPKIPPSKPCCEALKGADITCYCKYLTPPIEKLLSIEKVLFVAKTCQCQNIPTDKCGSYVIPHPPLLLKV from the exons ATGATCATGACAACTAGATACTTAGGCTTTGCAGCATTAGTTCTTACTGCATGCATGTTAGGAATTTCTGTTGAATTTGAATGTGGTGGTGATTTGGCTGGCATTCAAACTCAATGTGAAAGTTTTGTTAAGAAGGATGGGCCAAAGATTCCACCATCGAAACCATGTTGTGAAGCATTGAAAGGTGCTGATATCACATGTTACTGCAAATATTTGACTCCTCCTATTGAGAAACTGCTCAGCATAGAAAAAGTATTGTTTGTTGCTAAAACTTGTCAATGCCAAAATATTCCTACGGACAAGTGTGGAA GTTATGTTATTCCTCATCCTCCTCTTCTATTAAAGGTTTGA